Proteins from one Pongo abelii isolate AG06213 chromosome 7, NHGRI_mPonAbe1-v2.0_pri, whole genome shotgun sequence genomic window:
- the LOC129060786 gene encoding ribosomal biogenesis factor, protein MAKNKLRGPKSRNVFHIASQKNFKAKNKAKPVTTNLKKINIMNEEKVNRVNKAFVNVQKELAHFSKSTSLEPLQKELIPQQRHESKPVNVDEATRLMALL, encoded by the exons ATGGCCAAGAACAAATTAAGAGGGCCGAAGTCCAGGAATGTATTTCACATAGCCAGCCAAAAAAACTTTAAggctaaaaacaaagcaaaaccagtTACCACTAATCTTAAGAAG ataaacattatGAATGAAGAAAAAGTTAACAGAGTAAATAAAGCTTTTGTAAATGTACAAAAGGAACTTGCACATTTCTCAAAAAGCACTTCACTTGAACCTCTGCAGAAAGAACTG ATTCCTCAGCAGCGTCATGAAAGCAAACCTGTTAATGTTGACGAAGCTACAAGATTAATGGCTCTGTTGTAA